The genomic DNA CGGCGCCGTCGGCGAGACGCGAGAACCAGACCGAGACGTCGCCGACGCCCTCCTGCGTCCCGCCGAACCACACCAGGCCCAGGTCGCCGTTCCCGAGCCGGTGCAGCATCGCCGCGTGGCTCTGCACGGTCGCGGTCGCCAGGTAGGCGTCCTGGCGGCCCGTGCCCGGTCCCGGCCGTAGCCGACCGTCGAACAGCTCCGGGGGGACGGTCGCGACGACCCCGGCCTGGTCGGCGTAGCGCGACGTCATCGCCGCTCCCGCGCGGCGTCCAGGTGACCGCGGGCCACCGCCTCGAGGTGCGTCAGGTCGGAGGCGACCGTCACGAGCCGGAACCCCGCCTCGAGCCGCTGCCGCGCCACGTCGCCGGACGGGGTGTGGATCCCGGGGACGACCCCGCTGGCCTGCGCCGCGGCGAGGACGCGACCGATCGCCGCCTCGAGCTCGGCGGCCTTGGCCGGGTCGCCCGGCCGTGCCGCACCGACGGCGAGAGCCAGGTCGGACGGGCCGATGTAGAGGCCGTCGAGGCCCGGGGTCGCGGCGATCTCCTCGACGTTCGCGAGGCCCTGAGGGGTCTCGATCATGGCGAGGACGACCACGCTCTCGTTCGCGTCGACCGGGTCCGGCCCGACCCGGAGGGCCGAGCGCATCGGCCCGTACGACCGGATGCCCGTGGGCGGGTACTTGGCGGCGGCCACGGCCGCCGCCGCGTCCTGCGCCGTGTTGACCAGGGGGACGATCACGCCGGCGGCACCCGCGTCGAGGGCCTTGCCGATCGGGGTCGGGAGGTTGGCCTCCACGCGGACGAGGCCGACCGCCTGACCGGCGGCGTCGACCGCGGTCAGCCCGCCGAGCATCCCCGAGTAGCCGATCAGCCCGTGCTGCAGGTCCAGGGCGACGTAGTCGTAGCCCGTCCGGGCCAGCCGCTCGGTCCCGACCGGGTTGTCGGTGACGACCCAGTAGCCCAGGACGGGGTCGCCGGACCGGAGGCGACGGGCGAACTCTGCTGCGGTGCTCATGCTCGGGTGTGCTCCTGCTCAGCGGTTGTATGCGGGCATCGAGCCCGCCAGGGTGGTGCCGACCTCGTCGCACGCGGCGACGACGTCGGCGGGGAGGGGGCCGCGGGCCGCGGCGGCGATGTTGGCCTCGAGCTGCGCCGGTCTCGAACCGCCCAGCAGCACCGCGGCCACCAGCGGACGGTGCAGCAGCCAGCGCAGCGCGAGCTCGGGCAGCCCGACGCCGGCGTCGCCGGCGATCGTGGTCAGGGCGTCGACCGCATCGAAGACGGTCCTGTTCCAGTAGCGCTGCCGGTACATCGCCGCCAGCGCGGAGCTGCCGAAGCGGCCCTCGCCGGGGTCGTCGTCGAAGCGGTGGCGGCCCGTCAGGAGGCCCCCGCCGAGCGGGTTGTAGACGATCGTCGCGACCTGGTGCGTCGCGGCGAACTCGGCGTACTCGTCCTCGACCCGACGGGCGAGCAGGTTGTAGAGCTGCTGGGCGATCACCGGGCGGGGCGCGCCGGTCTGCTCGCACGCGACGGCGACGTCGCCGACCTGCCAGGCGGCGTAGTTCGAGACGCCGACCGCGCGGACCATGCCGGCGTCGACCACCTCGGCGAGCGCCCGGGCGGTCTCCTCCAACGGCACCGATCGGTCGGGCTGGTGCAGGTAGAAGAGGTCGACGTGGTCCGTTCCCAGGCGTCGCAGGCTCGCCTCGAGCGATGCCCGCAGACCGGCGCGGGAGAGCAGCGGGTGCCCTCCGGCGTCACCGGGGTAGATGCCGGCCTTGGTCGCCAGCAGCACCCGGTCGCGGCGGCCACGCAGGATCTCGCCGAGCATCGTCTCGCTGCGGCCCGCCGCGTACCCGTTGGCGGTGTCGATCGAGGTGACGCCGGCGTCGAGGGCGACGTCGACCATGGCGCGGGCGCCGTCGAGGTCGACGGTGTCGCCGAACGTCATCGTGCCCAGCGCCAGCTCGGGCAGCGCGGCGGGCAGCCCGGCCAGGTCGGTGGTCCTCACGCGGTCACCGCCCCGGTGCGCTCGGCGCTCCGCGCCGCGGCGACGGCGCGGACGACCTCGCGCGGCTTGCGCCCGTGCATCAGCGCGGGCTCCAGGGCGGAACGGCGGAGCCGGCGCGTGTACGGCTCGGCCGGCTCGGACAGCACCTGCTGAGTCGTGCCGCGCTCGACGACCCGGCCCTTGCGGAGGACGACCACCTCGTCGGAGATCGCCTGGACCACGCCGAGGTTGTGCGAGATGAAGAGGTAGGTGAGCCCGTGCTCGGCCCGCAGGTCGGCGAGGATCTGCAGGACCTGCGCCTGCACGGACACGTCGAGCGCGCTGGTGGCCTCGTCGAGCACGAGCAGGTCGGGGTCGGAGGCGAGGGCGCGCGCGATCCCGATGCGCTGGCGCTGGCCGCCGCTGAACTCGTGCGGCTTGCGCTGCAGCGCGCTGGACGGCAGGCCGACCTGGTCCAGCAGCGCGGCGGCCCGCGCGCGCCGCTTCGAGGCGTCGCGCTGCCCGCGCACCGCCATCGGCTCGGCGACGACCTGCTCGGCGGTCAGGTGCGGGTCGAGCGAGCCGTACGGGTCCTGGAAGACCATCTGGATGCGGTGCCGCAGCGGTCGGAGCCGGCGCTCGGGCAGCGTGGCGAGGTCGGTGCCGTCGAAGACCATCGACCCGGCGGAGGGCTTGACCAGTCGGACGAGGGCTCGCGCGATCGTGGACTTGCCGGAGCCCGACTCCCCGACGACCGCGACGCAACCGCCGCGCGGGACGGAGAAGGACACGTCGTCGACGGCGCGGAAGCTCTCCCGGTCGCGGCGGTACTCGACGACGAGGCCCGACACGTCGAGCAGCGGAGCGGCGACGGTGGTTCCGCCCGGCTCGGCAGGTCCATTCGGCGTCGTCACAGGAGCTCAGCCCCGGTGGCGGTCTGCGCGCTCGACGCCGGCTCGCGCGCCGTCAGGTCGTGAGGCAGCGGCGGGTCGGGGGGTGTCGGCTCCGGTGCCGTGGGCACCGGCGCTGCGCCGCCGCCGGTCGTGGCCTCGGCGTCGTGCCACGGCCCGAGCTCGGGGATCGCGGCGAGCAGCGCCTGCGTGTACTCGTGCTGCGGGCGGTCGACGACCTGCTCGACCGGACCGCCCTCGACGAAGACGCCCCGGCGCATGACGTGCACGCGGTCGCTCATCAGCCGGGCGACCCCGAGGTCGTGAGTGATCAGCAGCATCGCGACGCCCGTCCTCTCCTGCAGCTCGAGCAGCAGGTCGAGGATCCCCGCCTGCACGGTGACGTCGAGGGCCGACGTCGGCTCGTCGGCCACGATCAGCTGCGGCTCGGCCCCGATGGCGGCCGCGATGAGGATGCGCTGGAGCATCCCGCCCGACAGCTCGTGGGGGTAGGAGCGCATCCGCTTCTCGGGGGCGTCGATGTGCACCTGGTGCATGAGCTCCACGGCGCGGGCCCGCGCAGCGGCCTTGTCGAGCCCGGGCTGCGCCCGGCGGATCGACTCGGCCAGCTGGGCCCCGACCGTGGAGATCGGGTTCAGTGCCGTCATCGGGTCCTGGGGGATCAGGCCGACGGCGCGGCCGCGGAGGGCCCCGAGGTGCTTGCGGGTGCCGACCACGTCGTTACCGACGATGCTCGCCGTCCCCGAGATCACGGCCAGGTCGTCCGGCAGGAGACGGAGCAAC from Microlunatus sagamiharensis includes the following:
- a CDS encoding HpcH/HpaI aldolase family protein, coding for MSTAAEFARRLRSGDPVLGYWVVTDNPVGTERLARTGYDYVALDLQHGLIGYSGMLGGLTAVDAAGQAVGLVRVEANLPTPIGKALDAGAAGVIVPLVNTAQDAAAAVAAAKYPPTGIRSYGPMRSALRVGPDPVDANESVVVLAMIETPQGLANVEEIAATPGLDGLYIGPSDLALAVGAARPGDPAKAAELEAAIGRVLAAAQASGVVPGIHTPSGDVARQRLEAGFRLVTVASDLTHLEAVARGHLDAARERR
- a CDS encoding ABC transporter ATP-binding protein — protein: MSAVVEVDDLVVELMTPAGIVRAVDGVSLRIEPGETVTIIGESGSGKSTTAMSLLRLLPDDLAVISGTASIVGNDVVGTRKHLGALRGRAVGLIPQDPMTALNPISTVGAQLAESIRRAQPGLDKAAARARAVELMHQVHIDAPEKRMRSYPHELSGGMLQRILIAAAIGAEPQLIVADEPTSALDVTVQAGILDLLLELQERTGVAMLLITHDLGVARLMSDRVHVMRRGVFVEGGPVEQVVDRPQHEYTQALLAAIPELGPWHDAEATTGGGAAPVPTAPEPTPPDPPLPHDLTAREPASSAQTATGAELL
- a CDS encoding ATP-binding cassette domain-containing protein gives rise to the protein MSGLVVEYRRDRESFRAVDDVSFSVPRGGCVAVVGESGSGKSTIARALVRLVKPSAGSMVFDGTDLATLPERRLRPLRHRIQMVFQDPYGSLDPHLTAEQVVAEPMAVRGQRDASKRRARAAALLDQVGLPSSALQRKPHEFSGGQRQRIGIARALASDPDLLVLDEATSALDVSVQAQVLQILADLRAEHGLTYLFISHNLGVVQAISDEVVVLRKGRVVERGTTQQVLSEPAEPYTRRLRRSALEPALMHGRKPREVVRAVAAARSAERTGAVTA
- a CDS encoding aldo/keto reductase is translated as MRTTDLAGLPAALPELALGTMTFGDTVDLDGARAMVDVALDAGVTSIDTANGYAAGRSETMLGEILRGRRDRVLLATKAGIYPGDAGGHPLLSRAGLRASLEASLRRLGTDHVDLFYLHQPDRSVPLEETARALAEVVDAGMVRAVGVSNYAAWQVGDVAVACEQTGAPRPVIAQQLYNLLARRVEDEYAEFAATHQVATIVYNPLGGGLLTGRHRFDDDPGEGRFGSSALAAMYRQRYWNRTVFDAVDALTTIAGDAGVGLPELALRWLLHRPLVAAVLLGGSRPAQLEANIAAAARGPLPADVVAACDEVGTTLAGSMPAYNR